Within Vicia villosa cultivar HV-30 ecotype Madison, WI linkage group LG1, Vvil1.0, whole genome shotgun sequence, the genomic segment ACCATTTTCAACtcatttattattatcattatcctCACAAAGACTCATTTTATTGGACTattacaaacaaacaaacaaaatgaaCTGAGTGAGGAGGAACAAAAACAAACCCATCATCGACACCTCAATGGCATTGCCTTCACCATCCAGTAAGAATCTATTCTAACCGTTCCTTATATTTCTTGCCCTGGGTTTCTGGaatctattttctttcttttttattatcttttttaatcatcctttatcgttttgtttataaataaatcCATGATTGGATTTGGACCTACCAACTTGCTTTTGTAATTCATTTAATTCTTCAAATTCTAGGTTTTATATATTATCATTATCACAATTACAATTCtgtttcttttgttgtttattctaCCTGCTAGCTTCTATGTTTCCCGCTAAATATCTGATAACTTGGTGTAATAAATCTAAACAAAACAGGTTTTGCCCCTTTTGTGTTTCTATTGCTCGTCATTGGGAGCGCGTCGGCAAGGCCTCTGTATCCACTTCCTGGCAAAGGTAATGATGGAACTAGACAGCCTCTTCAAACTTTTCGCCCATATAATATTGCCCACAGGGGTTCAAACGGAGAACTTCCCGAAGAAACTCATCAGGCTTACATGGTAAAATTGCATTCCATTTTAAATTATGCACATACTAGTATTTGGTACAATATAGATAGCATAGTTGGTGTTGTTTTCATGTTTGGTTTATTTATACTTGCCTGATAATAAATTTCCTTTGCAGAGAGCTATTGAGGAAGGTGCGGACTTCATTGAAACTGATATCTTATCTTCCAAAGATGGTGTTCTTGTATGCTTCCATGATGTTACCCTTGATGATACTACTAACGTAGCAAATTACAAAGAGTTTGCTGGTCGTAAAAGAACATATGAAGTTCAAGGGGTCAATACCACTGGATATTTTATTGGTACGGATGCTATTCTTTGTTAAGTGCATAAATTTGAAATGTATCTCAGATTTCATTGTTGCTAGTGACGTCTATTCCGGAAGGTCAGCTCATGTTTCAAGTTAGCTACTTGTATTGAAATTGAATGTTTTCTTGGGCAGctaaacaaatttggttcttttTGTAGGAATCTGATGAGTTACATTATTTTCTTGAATTACTTGATTGCATTTCTTAGTTTTCAATAAGATTTATGAACATTAATCCATAGTCGTAATTGGACAGAATCAGAAATAATATTCCGTTTTTTCATCCAGTTTCTTTGTCACAGTTAAGTGAATCTAATTTGCTAAAGTAATTCAACTATTTACATGTTTGCAGTGGATTTCACATTAAAGGAACTAAAGTCATTGAGGGTGAATCAGAGGTTTAGCTTTAGGGATCAACAATTTAACGGTTAGTCTCTCCCTATACTTAGTAGCTTCTTGCATTCTATTGTGTGTAATTTCTTCATCTGTTTGAATTTTTCATACATAACATATTGACTATAAAATATTCCGTTGCCACCTGGTATTTCTAAACTTGTTGTAAATAAGATTTTTAGTTCATGATAGATTTTGATAAGAACTGGTATTGATACTGAGAATAAGATAGATCTGGTATTCTTCAAAACCCTGTTGTTCTCTCTGATTTTTCCTCCCTTCACTTGTTCATgcttcttttccttttctatttGGTCTAACTCAACCCCGACAAGTTTGGTTTGTAAGGCGAGGGGTGTCACATAATTATAAAGTCACTTTCATATCTATTCGATGTTGAACTCTCAACACACCATCTCCTGCCCAGATCTAGACATCAGGTCTGTGGCCTAAGTGGCCCGATTGCGGGTAGTCCGGCGTATCTTGATAGACTTCGTACCATCTTAGAATTTGGGCTGATCTAACTCAACCCCTACAAACTCAGTAAGGTGAGGGAtgtctctcacttataaagtcaCAAGTCTCATCCGATGCACCCGTCATTGCATAATTCTCCTCTTATAACTTCATGTCACATGCACATTCTGTTACACTTTCTCCACCATTTCTCGCCTACTCCTAGCAGTATTCCTAATCTCTTCACATAAACATACATTTCTCGTGGCCCAATACTCTTCATCTCACACTcctttcttttcttctctcatattacATGTGCCAAAGCCCTATCAGGTTTTGAAATGAATCGCTGATTTTTTTTACAGGAACCTTCTACTGATGACTTATTTTTCTTACATTGAACTTATTCATTGTGGCACCCCTAAAAATAGCTAAATTTATTACTTAATCTTTGGAATCTCTTTCAGGAAAATTTCAAATAATCACTTTTGAAGAGTTCATTACCATAGCATTGGACGCACCCAGAGTTGTTGGAATATATCCTGAAATAAAAAATCCAGTACTCATCAATCAGCATGTGAGTATTTCTCTCTATAATCCAACTTATGTCTGTAGCAGAACAACCTATATATTGTCCaacaaaataatatagtatatttCATTCCTCCAGCCTTGTTGTATATATGTATCTGATGGTTGGTGCTAGTGATATCTTATACAAtcaattaattgaaatatcttgttacagaaaaatatattttaatcagcATTCTTTAGAGGTTGTCTGCTTTCTGTTCATTAAATTGATTAATAACACAGGTGAAATGGTCGGATGGAAAAAAGTTTGAGGACAAATTTGTGGAAACACTTCACAAATTTGGATACAAGGGTTCATACCTGTCAAAAAATTGGTTGGAACAACCTGTATTTATTCAGTCCTTTGCTCCAACTTCACTTGTGTATATATCAAATCAAACAGACTTGCCCAAGTTGTTTTTAATCGATGATGTTGATATTCCAACACAAGACACCAATCAGGTGAGTGATGTAGTTTACCTTGGCTCATCACTTAATTTTACACAAATTGATGTACTTTCTTAATTTTTTCCAAAAGAAACTCCATTTAATGTTATACAATGTTGTTTTCCAATTATAAGTGTGTGTCACAAAAGCCTAACAGTATAATAGTACTGTAAATGATAATATGCAGTCATATTGGGAAATTACATCTGATACATACCTAGACTACATAAAGCAATATGTTGTGGGAATCGGACCTTGGAAGGATACGATAGTTCCTGTGATGAATAATTATGCGATGACTCCTTCCGATCTTGTTTCCAGGGCACATGCTCGTAATCTGCAGGTACGTTTCTTTGTTCAAACCTTGTTTTctttcacatatatatatatatatatatatatatatatatatatatatatatatatatatatatatatatatatatatatatatatatatatatattgtttattttttaaagatCGTGTCAATCTATTCATGATTTCGTTGTATTGCATGTTCTGTGAGCAGGTGCATCCATACACTTATAGAAATGAGAACAAGTATTTGCATTTCAACTTTAGTCAAGATCCGTACAAGGAATACGATTACTGGATCAACAATATAGGAGTTGATGGTCTGTTTACAGATTTCACTGGTAGTCTTCATAATTTTCAGGAATGGACTGCTCCTAATCATCAGGATAGCAATACTGCATCCAAGCTCTTACATGAAATTGCTTTGTTGACATCCCCTTATGAATGATTTTTAGATGTCAGATATTATGTAAAAAGTATGTGTGTTCAGTGCTTGGATTGACTTATTTTATGCTCAAAAGCTTATTTCAACATGTTCAAGAGGGCATTTGATTGAAAAGacatattttttccaaaaaaaaactacTTGACTGTTTGATAACTTCTACGGTATTGCTTGGGAGATTCTGGTATCCTATATTCCACGTATATCATTTCAATGCTTGTTTTGATAATATTCTGTGAAAACCCCTAGAACCAAAGGTGGCATTAGCAGTTCCATCGATGAGTTTGTTTGAAGCTGTGATGAAAAATATGGCAACAAGCAGGCTGTAGTCTCGCGTCCTGCTTGTATGTCTATGGGTATGATTGTTTCAAGTTATCAAATAACTTTCTTTGGAATCATATTCTCTAGGAAAAAGTTTACAAAATTTCTTTaattgaaaaattataaaaaataaaaataaaataaatatgagtaGAGACGGGAAATTAAAGCTAGTTGAACTTTATTTATGCGAGAATGTTAGATTCTCATCCTTTAAGTATGGGAATAAGATTGAAATTTAGTCAAAAAGGTTTTGTCTTTCGTGTAATATCTTCCTAAGAAGTTTTTATTTGGTTCTTGAGTTTATCCGGTTAaaaaatttgtttgatttttgagATTATTGAGGTAAAATTTCTACTTAGTTTATGAGTTTTTCATGTTAAAAACTCTAGTCTGGTTATTCTAACCCTCAATAACAATGTTTGGTTCCTAAGCTCATCCTGGTGTAAAAGTTTTGTTCGGTTTTGAGACTAGTAACAAAATAGCAATCACTCAATCTCTTGTCTCCAAGAGTCGCTCAATATTCTCTCTTAAAGATCCAAGTCAATTGAATTACTTCATAGGCATCCAGGTCAAAAAGCAAAGCAAATCTAATGGGTACTTGTATCTCTTTTAAGGAAAGTATATCATATATTTGCTAACCAAAACCATCCAAACCTATTCCTTCTCCTATTTTTGTTGGCCTAACACTTTCTAAGACTGGTTATGGTGCTCTACCAGATCCTACAATGTACAAACATCCTTTTCATTACTCGCCCTAACGGCCTAATGTCTGCTTTGTTGCCAACAAAGTgtaaattcatggcctcttctcTTAACTTCCATTGGCAAGTTGTCAAGTGCATCTTAAGGTATCTCAAAGGTACTATTACTTGCGGCCTTCACCTTGATCCCATCTCCATCTCTCATATTTCCCTTCATATTTATTGTGATTTTGACTGGGGACTTACCCTGATGACAAGTGCTTTATTTATGGGACCTATGTTTTTCTAGGCAGGACGCTCATATCTTGGTGGGCAAATAAACATCTTGTCATTTCTCGCTCTAGTATTAATGTTGAGTGCTACCTCTTAACTACTTTGGATTCAGTTCCTACTTCAAGAACTTTGAATCTCCTACTATCCTCTCATTATCTATTGTGACAACATGAGCACAATTGTCTTCTTATGGTTCATAATCATATTCTAACAAATCACATGGAATTGGACCTGCTTTTTATCAGATAAAAGAAGATCAACAAACAGCTCCAAGTGTTGTATATTACAGGTCATCATTGATGTGTTGATGTCATGATCAAAGCATTTTCTCAAACAAAATTTAAACTTTGAACCAAACTCATTGTGTTGGACATTGTATGTTCCCTCAGTTTATCTTGCAGGGGTAATGAAGGTTGTTCTAATATAATATAGTGCCTGTTGTAACTATTTTGCGCTAGTTGTACGATATACCTTTCATGTATATAACTAATTACATTTAATGCCTAGAATTTAGTAAACTATTCCCTAAATTCTAGGAGCTAACTAACTGCATTAATTAGCCTTGAGTCTATGAATAGTCACTCCTCATTATATTTCAATACATAAATACAAAATAGAAAAGCTCAAGAAATCAATTGAGAATTGGTTGCATCAATTCATGGAATTAGAGAATTCTAACAAGTTGACATGCTAGTTTATATTAGATGATATCGTCGACACTAGCAACAACAGAGCACTCACTCAATCTATTGTCTCTAAGATATAATCTTGTTCTCTCTCAAGATCTAGGTCAACTTGACTATTACCTAAGCATTGAGATCAGAAACAAGTTCAATGACTATGTCGCTCTCTCAAGGTAAATACGCCACATATCTCCTCCCCAAAATTGGTTTTAATACCTTGACTAACCCAACTATGTATATATTTATGGTTTGTGCAATGTGGTATGCTACCGTCATTAGACCTGACATTTGTTTTGTTGACAAGGTGTGTTAATTCATGGTTTCACCACTCGACACCCAATGGAAAATTGTCACACACGCCATAAGGTATCTCAAGGGTTCCATTCTATGGGGCTTTCCCTACAAAATCATTTTTTGCCTATTATGTACTACAATTACAGAAGATCCAGTATTACTGAAGCAAATATAATGGTCATCATTTCTTGGGGCTCTTTAATTTTTCAAAGACATTGTAAGAAGGAAGATGGCCTAAGGACTTCAGTCTTCACAGtggagaggagaagaagaaatagaagagaatctcaaaaaaaatggaaaatataagatgAAAATACTCGCTTTTCATTTAAATTCGTACCACCCACTCTTTCCCCCAGAGACACCAAATAGTAACAATATGATTTCCATaaagataaaaatcaacatctgATAAGGATTACTAATTGTGTATGTTGTGCATATTATACCTTATAAAGCCTCCAAATTCAGTAGCACTTGGGTTAGTAACACAATCGTCTATATTAAGAACAATAAAACCAGGTTGACATCTAGACCAAGATATAAGTTGACTAGGGTTGGAAGAACCCATTTGACTATGATTGTCATTGATATGCATGGTCAATAAACTAGTGAGTATTCTCAAAAATCTTATTTCTTGTACACCAAATATCCCCACATGTAATGGGGATGCAGATATCAAATTATATTATCATGAATCTCGTTAAATAGAGAATCATTTTCTATATATGAAATTATAATAGGGCAAACTGCAAAATGTCAGATTGATCTCTCCCTATCAGATGAGAAAGAACAATGCATCAAAATTTGAGGCAACTAAGGCAAAGGGGACAAGAGAGATCAAGTCAAAGTACATATTTTGTTTAAGGCTAAGTTGGTGGAGACTGATGAGAAAAGAGTGCAAATACACTTTAGAAAAAATCGGGGCTAGAGCATCTAACAATAAGACATTGGAACCTTCCAATTGAGATTTACtagtttacaattttattttgtttcatgtACTCCTTATTTATCCTCAAAGTGTTCTCCCTTTAGGATTTCAAGAAAAATACAATCAGAATTGGTAATTTTACCATAACCTTAAGGTTAATCCATATCAAATAAGTATAATTGTAAAAAGgcttaaaaatttaaaaacaaattataccACAGAAACCACTATCATGAATATTAACATCCAAAGTTGCAGTTACAAAATGGTAATTAAACTAAAGAGGTGGTCTATAAGCAAGAAATTTCCATCCATGGTTCTAGAATCAGTCaaactataaaataaatcatCCAAAGATTAATAATTACAGCCGCAACAAGTAAAACAGCAGTGAACCAAAAGATAAAGCATAGTTGAATCTGCATTTTGGTCTTAATGAGAGGCTATCATCTTTGATATGTCTTCAAGAAGAATCTTTGACTCAGCAGCAAAGTCAACAGGGACAACTGCCCGTGCTGTTATCCTTTGCCTCTTCTCATTATTATACTCATTCTGAGAAACACTAACACGAAAGAGGTGTGGAACCCAAGTAGCTTCCTTCAACTTCATCTGATAAGGATTTTCTTCTCCCTCCTAAACAGAACAAAACAATTGAAACAAACTTAATGACAAAATTAGTTTGAATGAGAAATGCAGAAACATTGAGAAACAGATATCCAATATGTTACCTGTGATCTAAGGTTGCCTAGCTCATCAGCAGAACACCCAATGAGCCTCTCAGCTTCTTCATTAAAGGCTGATATATATGCCTCACCACTTGCATCAATAATTTTTGCAATCATAATATATCTGAATGGGGCAATTGAAACGTTTAAATACTGACATGATATTATCTACAAAACTCAGATTAATTGGAATAGATTATGTACCTTAAATTGCACTCTTGATCATTTTTCTGGCAACTTTCACACCAGTACCCATCATCAATGCTTTCAGTAACTTTCTTATTGCAAGTCTTACAAGCACGATACCACATTGCCTGATCTGGCTTAATGGAATTTATGTATCCTCTGATACTAAAGAAAGCAGGCTTCTCAGCCCCCAAGGAGGGGTTGGATGTTATGTAAGAGAGTGAAACACGGTCAGAGTACACTGATCTGCTTCCACCACCAGAATTAGTTGAGCCAGAGCTTAAAGAAGCCATTGCAGTATCCTTGCCTTCAGAGTCATACCTGCAGCCCAAACAGTAACAAAATCAATATTATTAACATCAACATAGCATAACAAAGCGATAATAATCTAGAGGAAATTGGTATACCAGCATCTGAGCTTCTGAGCTTCAGGTACTTCTGGATCAATTAGGACCAAACTTTTGCTTATAGCTGACAAAGAAACACCT encodes:
- the LOC131634789 gene encoding glycerophosphodiester phosphodiesterase GDPD6 — its product is MALPSPSSFAPFVFLLLVIGSASARPLYPLPGKGNDGTRQPLQTFRPYNIAHRGSNGELPEETHQAYMRAIEEGADFIETDILSSKDGVLVCFHDVTLDDTTNVANYKEFAGRKRTYEVQGVNTTGYFIVDFTLKELKSLRVNQRFSFRDQQFNGKFQIITFEEFITIALDAPRVVGIYPEIKNPVLINQHVKWSDGKKFEDKFVETLHKFGYKGSYLSKNWLEQPVFIQSFAPTSLVYISNQTDLPKLFLIDDVDIPTQDTNQSYWEITSDTYLDYIKQYVVGIGPWKDTIVPVMNNYAMTPSDLVSRAHARNLQVHPYTYRNENKYLHFNFSQDPYKEYDYWINNIGVDGLFTDFTGSLHNFQEWTAPNHQDSNTASKLLHEIALLTSPYE